CTCCATTCGCCGCAGTGTTCAAAAAAGCGTCAGGATTGGGAGGTAAACCGCCCATCAGCCCTAACGGCGCGCCCTGTCCGACGACCTCGCCCACCTCGCCGAAGGTTTGGCCAAGTCCCGCCAGAATCAACAGATAACCGCGCCCGGGCTCCAGGATCATCACCGTGCCGTAGTCGAGAAGCGGACCGGCGTAGCGGATCGTCGCGGGCCAGGGGGCTGTCACGAGGGTCTGCGCCCGGGTTGCCAGGACGAGCCCGGGGCGGGTGACCCCAGATGCGTCGGTCTCGTTGAAGCCGTGCAGGACGGTGCCCGGGGCAGGCAGCGGCAAGCGCCCTTTCGAGGTCTCGAAATCCGCAAGGTTCGACGTATCCGCCGCGTCGAGCTCTGTCAGGCTGGACGCGAACCCCTGTAGCGTGTCCGCGCTTTCCACGAGGCGGAGCATCGCGTTGCGATCCGCGGTGAAGGCCTTCGGCAGCTCGGTCCTGTCCGCCATGGCCTGCGCAAGCGCGGAGCGAGCGGTTTGGACGCCGGTCAAGGCACCCGTGAGCTGGTTGGCAGCGCTGGCCTGTAGACGTCTTAAATCGCGCACTTCTTCGAGCTGATTGCGCAATGTTAGAGCCTCTTTTCGAAGCGCGGGCGTCACATCGGACAGGATCATTCCGGAGCGCGCAGTGCCAAGTGGCCCCGTTGGATGCACCATCAGCAAGGGCGCGGGGGAGGCACCGATTGTCTGCAAGACACCAAGCAGTCGGGACAGGCGGTCGCGCTTGGCCTCGAAGGTCAGGGCGATGGTGCGCTCGCGGATGGACGCGCGGCGCAAGCCCTCGCGCAAGGCGGCGAGGCCTTCCTCATAGGCGCGCACGGTCTCGGTCAGGGCGTCGATGCGGTTCGATGCGCTCTGCGCCTCGGACAGGGCGGATGCGGCGTCGGTGAGCATCTGGCTTGCGCGTTTTGCCGTTGTAATCGGGTCTGATTGCGCGCCGGCTTGCGTGGCAAAAAGCGTGAGGGCCAAGAGGAGCGGTCGTAGCTTCATTTCGCGATCAGGGACATGCCGGTCATCTCGTCGGGTTTTGGCAGGTTCATCAGGTCGAGAAGCGTCGGCGCGAGATCGGCAAGACGTCCATCCTGAAGTTGCGCGTTTTGTGGCCCATTGTAGAGGATCACGGGCACTAGATTGAGCGTGTGCGCGGTGTGAGGGCCACCGGTTTCCGGGTCGATCATCGTTTCGCAATTGCCGTGATCGGCCGTGATGATCATGGTGCCGCCCGCTTTATCCAGGGCGGAAATCACCTGTGTTAGACCCTGATCAACCGCCTCGCATGCAGCCATAGCGGCTTTCAGATCGCCGGTATGGCCGACCATATCCGGGTTGGCGTAGTTGACGACGATCAGATCGTAGCCGTCTTCGATTGCGCCGATCAAATCGTCGGTCACCTCGCTTGCCGACATTTCCGGCTGCATGTCGTAGGTCGCGACGGACGGGCTCTTGGGCATGTGCCGGTCTTCCCCCTGTTCGGGCACCTCTTTGCCGCCGTTCAGGAAGAAGGTGACATGCGGGTATTTCTCGGTCTCGGCCACGCGGAACTGGCGCAAGCCTTGCTTAGCCACCCAAGCGCCGAGCGTGTTGGCGATCTTCTTCTTCGGGAAAACCGTCGACATGTAGGCGTTATGATCTTCCGAATAGTCGACCATGCCGAGCTTTCCGGCGAGGTCCGGTCGCGAACTGACGTCGAAATGATCGAATTTCGGGTCGGCCATTGCAGAGAGGATTTCGCGGGCGCGGTCGGCGCGGAAGTTTAGAAAGAAGATCCCGTCTCCGTCTCTCATGCCGTCGTAGTCGCCGATGACGCTCGGCAGGATGAATTCGTCGGTCTTGCCATCGGAGTACGACGCCTCGATCGCCGATTGGGCGGTTTCTGCGCTTTCGCCTTTGCCCAGGACGGTGGCGTTGTAGGCCTTTTCGATCCGATCCCAGCGGGTGTCCCGATCCATCGCGTAATATCGGCCAGAAACCGTGGCGATCTTTACCTCGCTCGGCAGCTTGGCGTTCAGCACTTCCAGAAACTGCAAAGCCGATTGGGGGGCGACGTCCCGACCGTCCGTCATTGCGTGTAAAACAGTGTCTATTCCAGCGTAAACCAGCGCTTTTGCTGCGGCGATGATGTGGCTGACATGACCGTGCACGCCACCATCGGACATGACCCCGAAGAGATGCGCAGTGCCGCCAGTTTCTTTTAACGTGGCGATAAAGTCCTGTAGCGCGTCTTCCTTGGCAAAGGTGCCTTGCTCAATGGCGAGATCAATCTGACCGAGATCCATCGCGACGACACGACCTGCGCCGATATTGGTATGCCCGACCTCGGAATTGCCCATCTGGCCCTTCGGCAAGCCGACATCCGGCCCGTGGGTGATCAGGGTCGCGTTGGGGCAGGAGGACATCAGCCGATCGAAGGTTGGCGTCTGCGCCAGCACCGGTGCGTTGCCCTCGCGCGTGTCGGACAGGCCCCATCCATCAAGGATGCAAAGGATCACGGGTTTGGGTGCGGTCATGGTCAGCTCTTCTGTGCGGAGGGTTGCTTCTTTGTATGGCGCTGGGCGGGCAGCATCAACCGGCGGCTGGAAATCGAGGTGTGCTTGGGGAAAATTTCGGCTAGAACCTGCGAAACCACGGAAACAGGAAAGCGTATCTCGTGAAGAAGGCTTTAATTACTGGGATCACAGGACAAGACGGCTCTTATCTGGCGGAGTTTCTGCTAGAAAAAGGGTATGAGGTCCACGGGATCAAGCGCCGCGCGTCGCTGTTCAACACTCAACGGATCGACCATGTCTATGAGGACGTGCATGCCACCAACAAGCAGCTTTATCTGCATTACGGCGATCTGACGGACACGTCGAACCTTACCCGGATCATCCAGGAAGTGCAGCCGGACGAGGTTTATAACCTTGGTGCGCAGAGCCACGTCGCTGTGAGCTTCGAGGCGCCGGAATATACGGCCGACGTGGATGCAATGGGCACACTGCGGCTGTTGGAAGCGATCCGCTTTCTTGGGATGGAAGAGAAGACCCGGTTCTATCAAGCCTCGACCTCTGAGCTGTATGGTCTGGTGCAGGAAACGCCGCAAACCGAGCGCACGCCTTTTCACCCGCGTTCGCCCTATGCGGTGGCGAAGCTGTATTCCTACTGGATCACGGTGAACTACCGCGAGGCTTACGGGATGTATGCCTGCAACGGCATTCTGTTCAATCATGAGAGCCCACGACGGGGCGAGACCTTTGTGACCCGCAAGATTACGCGGGGGCTCGCGAATATCGCTTTGGGGCTGGAACAGTGTCTATATATGGGCAATATCGACGCGCTGCGCGATTGGGGTCATGCCAAGGACTACGTCAAGATGCAGTGGCTCATGCTGCAGCAGGATGCCCCGGACGACTTTGTGATCGCGACTGGCAAGCAGTATTCGGTGCGTCAGTTCATCGAGTGGTCGGCGGCCGAGCTTGGTGTCGCGATACGGTTCGAGGGCGACGGTGTCGACGAAATCGGAATCGTGGCGGAGATCGAAGGCGACAAGGCCAGCGCCCTGTCCGTCGGTGATGTGATCGTTCGCATCGATCCACGCTATTTCCGGCCCGCCGAGGTGGAGACCCTATTGGGCGATCCGACCAAGGCGAAGGAGAAGCTGGGCTGGGTGCCGGAAACCACCACGCAGGAAATGTGCGCCGAGATGGTCGCCGCAGACTATACCAGTGCACGCCGGAGCCTGCTTCTGAAAGAACACGGGCTGGAGCTGCCGCTGTCGTTGGAGCTGTAACATGCGGATTTTCGTAGCCGGGCATCGCGGAATGGTTGGCGGCGCCATTTGCAGAGCGCTGCAGGCGCGCGACGGCGT
The nucleotide sequence above comes from Litoreibacter ponti. Encoded proteins:
- the gmd gene encoding GDP-mannose 4,6-dehydratase; the encoded protein is MKKALITGITGQDGSYLAEFLLEKGYEVHGIKRRASLFNTQRIDHVYEDVHATNKQLYLHYGDLTDTSNLTRIIQEVQPDEVYNLGAQSHVAVSFEAPEYTADVDAMGTLRLLEAIRFLGMEEKTRFYQASTSELYGLVQETPQTERTPFHPRSPYAVAKLYSYWITVNYREAYGMYACNGILFNHESPRRGETFVTRKITRGLANIALGLEQCLYMGNIDALRDWGHAKDYVKMQWLMLQQDAPDDFVIATGKQYSVRQFIEWSAAELGVAIRFEGDGVDEIGIVAEIEGDKASALSVGDVIVRIDPRYFRPAEVETLLGDPTKAKEKLGWVPETTTQEMCAEMVAADYTSARRSLLLKEHGLELPLSLEL
- a CDS encoding murein hydrolase activator EnvC family protein, which codes for MKLRPLLLALTLFATQAGAQSDPITTAKRASQMLTDAASALSEAQSASNRIDALTETVRAYEEGLAALREGLRRASIRERTIALTFEAKRDRLSRLLGVLQTIGASPAPLLMVHPTGPLGTARSGMILSDVTPALRKEALTLRNQLEEVRDLRRLQASAANQLTGALTGVQTARSALAQAMADRTELPKAFTADRNAMLRLVESADTLQGFASSLTELDAADTSNLADFETSKGRLPLPAPGTVLHGFNETDASGVTRPGLVLATRAQTLVTAPWPATIRYAGPLLDYGTVMILEPGRGYLLILAGLGQTFGEVGEVVGQGAPLGLMGGLPPNPDAFLNTAANGGGGIQQESLYIEVRKGDAPINPADWFANIRE
- the gpmI gene encoding 2,3-bisphosphoglycerate-independent phosphoglycerate mutase yields the protein MTAPKPVILCILDGWGLSDTREGNAPVLAQTPTFDRLMSSCPNATLITHGPDVGLPKGQMGNSEVGHTNIGAGRVVAMDLGQIDLAIEQGTFAKEDALQDFIATLKETGGTAHLFGVMSDGGVHGHVSHIIAAAKALVYAGIDTVLHAMTDGRDVAPQSALQFLEVLNAKLPSEVKIATVSGRYYAMDRDTRWDRIEKAYNATVLGKGESAETAQSAIEASYSDGKTDEFILPSVIGDYDGMRDGDGIFFLNFRADRAREILSAMADPKFDHFDVSSRPDLAGKLGMVDYSEDHNAYMSTVFPKKKIANTLGAWVAKQGLRQFRVAETEKYPHVTFFLNGGKEVPEQGEDRHMPKSPSVATYDMQPEMSASEVTDDLIGAIEDGYDLIVVNYANPDMVGHTGDLKAAMAACEAVDQGLTQVISALDKAGGTMIITADHGNCETMIDPETGGPHTAHTLNLVPVILYNGPQNAQLQDGRLADLAPTLLDLMNLPKPDEMTGMSLIAK